A genomic stretch from Pseudoliparis swirei isolate HS2019 ecotype Mariana Trench chromosome 18, NWPU_hadal_v1, whole genome shotgun sequence includes:
- the LOC130208694 gene encoding LIM domain and actin-binding protein 1-like isoform X1: MESGPFNRQTWAAQSVRVTAKELSLSGRGKNNAIAERFSKYQRAAEVSSTEKKKGSSESASSLLRLGNLSALKKRWEQAQAKPSSVPPPSQSSTRSRPPALARPAPIPEPCPPLKSPGLPTDQGGQLTAGRVVQPAAAPEASEGEEQTGMDRKELTHRGRPEKLDEKVPTSPCASYEKPRVPLTNLKMKFERGEDTISKGGRTTRRSTSSEDMDQHGPSVHDRVLESTSMKEKMAKYKAALFKQGTSPSGLDPEVPAPKTSALVNQNHNPAPECNGESSEQSKASRKFSPPVKETCIACLKTVYPLERLMALQHVYHKSCFRCVHCSTKLSLGSYASLHGNIYCKPHFSQLFKAKGNYDEGFGHRPHKELWEPREDGDHGEEEVKPKEQEEPAVVTRPAESIAEQQETPIVETSPQVKVTDLTALLETRVQTHGRSGEKLESTEKLAEKRRLMVAWPPPADEGHSGTEALSPVTEGVSSGRPWRSKWPPGAEEPSSFQSSERAELKSLRRSSSLKERIRPFTIAAKPNLATNVGPREPRRPLKSLLEWRTSFEEKQSSGGGEQPKENEPEHQQGKRQEKKEKMPQIQSQDTANEREAISEEDTETEQQKERNKRGHRGKAAPEKTVVEESSLQSISPEISQSPSPPLQPKQNRSSQDVGFWEEDKEGSDAEELSAEDIIKRNRYYDEEDSDS, from the exons TCTTCTGAGAGTGCATCATCCTTACTGCGGTTAGGCAACCTCAGTGCTCTGAAGAAGCGCTGGGAGCAGGCACAGGCGAAGCCTTCTTCGGTCCCACCTCCGAGCCAGTCCAGCACTCGCAGCAGGCCTCCTGCTCTGGCCAGGCCTGCTCCTATCCCTGAGCCCTGTCCTCCATTAAAGAGCCCTGGCCTGCCGACCGACCAGGGAGGTCAGCTCACAGCCGGTCGTGTCGTGCAGCCCGCAGCAGCTCCAGAAGCATCCGAAGGTGAAGAGCAGACGGGGATGGACAGGAAGGAGCTGACACACCGTGGAAGACCTGAAAAGCTTGATGAGAAAGTTCCCACCAGCCCCTGTGCCTCTTATGAAAAACCCAGAGTGCCACTGACCAACCTGAAGATGAAGTTTGAGAGGGGAGAGGATACCATAAGCAAG GGTGGCAGGACGACACGACGCAGTACTTCATCCGAGGACATGGACCAACATG GTCCGTCTGTGCATGACCGAGTACTGGAGTCCACATCCATGAAGGAGAAGATGGCCAAATACAAGGCTGCTCTTTTTAAACAAGGCACCTCTCCCTCC GGTCTGGACCCAGAGGTGCCTGCTCCTAAAACATCTGCACTAGTAAATCAGAACCACAACCCTGCACCTGAGTGCAATG GGGAGAGCAGCGAGCAATCCAAAGCATCAAGA aagtTCAGCCCACCGGTGAAGGAGACGTGCATTGCTTGTCTGAAGACGGTGTACCCGCTGGAGAGACTGATGGCTCTGCAGCATGTCTACCACAAAAGTTGCTTCCGCTGTGTTCACTGCAGCACAAAGCTCAG TCTTGGGAGCTATGCCTCTCTGCATGGCAACATCTACTGCAAGCCCCATTTCAGCCAGCTGTTTAAAGCTAAAGGCAACTACGACGAGGGCTTTGGCCATCGGCCTCACAAGGAGCTTTGGGAGCCTCGTGAAGATGGAGACCACGGTGAGGAAGAGGTGAAGCCAAAGGAACAAGAGGAACCAGCAGTGGTGACGCGTCCAGCTGAGAGTATCGCAGAACAACAGGAGACCCCAATTGTTGAGACATCCCCGCAGGTAAAGGTGACCGACCTAACCGCCTTACTTGAGACACGTGTGCAGACACACGGCAGGTCTGGGGAGAAGCTCGAGTCTACAGAGAAGCTGGCTGAGAAACGCAGGCTGATGGTCGCCTGGCCTCCCCCAGCGGACGAAGGCCACTCTGGGACAGAAGCACTTAGTCCAGTCACAGAGGGCGTGTCTTCAGGCCGACCCTGGAGATCCAAGTGGCCCCCAGGGGCCGAGGAGCCATCATCCTTCCAGAGCTCAGAACGGGCTGAGCTGAAGAGCCTGAGGAGGAGCTCTTCTCTAAAGGAGCGCATCCGGCCTTTTACGATCGCAGCTAAACCCAACCTCGCAACCAATGTGGGACCCAGGGAACCTCGTCGCCCTCTCAAATCCCTGCTGGAATGGAGAACATCATTCGAGGAAAAACAATCATCTGGAGGTGGAGAACAACCCAAAGAGAATGAGCCGGAGCATCAGCAAGGGAAACGgcaggagaaaaaagagaagatgcCTCAAATCCAGAGCCAAGACACAGCAAATGAACGTGAGGCCATCTCAGAGGAGGACACGGAGACCGAGCAACagaaggaaagaaacaaacGAGGACACAGAGGAAAGGCAGCGCCAGAGAAGACGGTGGTAGAAGAAAGCTCTCTTCAAAGCATCTCCCCAGAAATCTCACAGTCCCCTTCTCCACCATTACAGCCAAAACAAAACCGCTCCTCCCAAGATGTGGGCTTCTGGGAGGAGGACAAGGAAGGAAGTGATGCAGAGGAGCTGAGTGCAGAGGATATAATCAAGAGGAACCGTTACTATGACGAGGAGGACTCTGACTCATAG
- the LOC130208694 gene encoding LIM domain and actin-binding protein 1-like isoform X3 has protein sequence MDRKELTHRGRPEKLDEKVPTSPCASYEKPRVPLTNLKMKFERGEDTISKGGRTTRRSTSSEDMDQHGPSVHDRVLESTSMKEKMAKYKAALFKQGTSPSGLDPEVPAPKTSALVNQNHNPAPECNGESSEQSKASRKFSPPVKETCIACLKTVYPLERLMALQHVYHKSCFRCVHCSTKLSLGSYASLHGNIYCKPHFSQLFKAKGNYDEGFGHRPHKELWEPREDGDHGEEEVKPKEQEEPAVVTRPAESIAEQQETPIVETSPQVKVTDLTALLETRVQTHGRSGEKLESTEKLAEKRRLMVAWPPPADEGHSGTEALSPVTEGVSSGRPWRSKWPPGAEEPSSFQSSERAELKSLRRSSSLKERIRPFTIAAKPNLATNVGPREPRRPLKSLLEWRTSFEEKQSSGGGEQPKENEPEHQQGKRQEKKEKMPQIQSQDTANEREAISEEDTETEQQKERNKRGHRGKAAPEKTVVEESSLQSISPEISQSPSPPLQPKQNRSSQDVGFWEEDKEGSDAEELSAEDIIKRNRYYDEEDSDS, from the exons ATGGACAGGAAGGAGCTGACACACCGTGGAAGACCTGAAAAGCTTGATGAGAAAGTTCCCACCAGCCCCTGTGCCTCTTATGAAAAACCCAGAGTGCCACTGACCAACCTGAAGATGAAGTTTGAGAGGGGAGAGGATACCATAAGCAAG GGTGGCAGGACGACACGACGCAGTACTTCATCCGAGGACATGGACCAACATG GTCCGTCTGTGCATGACCGAGTACTGGAGTCCACATCCATGAAGGAGAAGATGGCCAAATACAAGGCTGCTCTTTTTAAACAAGGCACCTCTCCCTCC GGTCTGGACCCAGAGGTGCCTGCTCCTAAAACATCTGCACTAGTAAATCAGAACCACAACCCTGCACCTGAGTGCAATG GGGAGAGCAGCGAGCAATCCAAAGCATCAAGA aagtTCAGCCCACCGGTGAAGGAGACGTGCATTGCTTGTCTGAAGACGGTGTACCCGCTGGAGAGACTGATGGCTCTGCAGCATGTCTACCACAAAAGTTGCTTCCGCTGTGTTCACTGCAGCACAAAGCTCAG TCTTGGGAGCTATGCCTCTCTGCATGGCAACATCTACTGCAAGCCCCATTTCAGCCAGCTGTTTAAAGCTAAAGGCAACTACGACGAGGGCTTTGGCCATCGGCCTCACAAGGAGCTTTGGGAGCCTCGTGAAGATGGAGACCACGGTGAGGAAGAGGTGAAGCCAAAGGAACAAGAGGAACCAGCAGTGGTGACGCGTCCAGCTGAGAGTATCGCAGAACAACAGGAGACCCCAATTGTTGAGACATCCCCGCAGGTAAAGGTGACCGACCTAACCGCCTTACTTGAGACACGTGTGCAGACACACGGCAGGTCTGGGGAGAAGCTCGAGTCTACAGAGAAGCTGGCTGAGAAACGCAGGCTGATGGTCGCCTGGCCTCCCCCAGCGGACGAAGGCCACTCTGGGACAGAAGCACTTAGTCCAGTCACAGAGGGCGTGTCTTCAGGCCGACCCTGGAGATCCAAGTGGCCCCCAGGGGCCGAGGAGCCATCATCCTTCCAGAGCTCAGAACGGGCTGAGCTGAAGAGCCTGAGGAGGAGCTCTTCTCTAAAGGAGCGCATCCGGCCTTTTACGATCGCAGCTAAACCCAACCTCGCAACCAATGTGGGACCCAGGGAACCTCGTCGCCCTCTCAAATCCCTGCTGGAATGGAGAACATCATTCGAGGAAAAACAATCATCTGGAGGTGGAGAACAACCCAAAGAGAATGAGCCGGAGCATCAGCAAGGGAAACGgcaggagaaaaaagagaagatgcCTCAAATCCAGAGCCAAGACACAGCAAATGAACGTGAGGCCATCTCAGAGGAGGACACGGAGACCGAGCAACagaaggaaagaaacaaacGAGGACACAGAGGAAAGGCAGCGCCAGAGAAGACGGTGGTAGAAGAAAGCTCTCTTCAAAGCATCTCCCCAGAAATCTCACAGTCCCCTTCTCCACCATTACAGCCAAAACAAAACCGCTCCTCCCAAGATGTGGGCTTCTGGGAGGAGGACAAGGAAGGAAGTGATGCAGAGGAGCTGAGTGCAGAGGATATAATCAAGAGGAACCGTTACTATGACGAGGAGGACTCTGACTCATAG
- the LOC130208694 gene encoding LIM domain and actin-binding protein 1-like isoform X2 — MRKSTSSESASSLLRLGNLSALKKRWEQAQAKPSSVPPPSQSSTRSRPPALARPAPIPEPCPPLKSPGLPTDQGGQLTAGRVVQPAAAPEASEGEEQTGMDRKELTHRGRPEKLDEKVPTSPCASYEKPRVPLTNLKMKFERGEDTISKGGRTTRRSTSSEDMDQHGPSVHDRVLESTSMKEKMAKYKAALFKQGTSPSGLDPEVPAPKTSALVNQNHNPAPECNGESSEQSKASRKFSPPVKETCIACLKTVYPLERLMALQHVYHKSCFRCVHCSTKLSLGSYASLHGNIYCKPHFSQLFKAKGNYDEGFGHRPHKELWEPREDGDHGEEEVKPKEQEEPAVVTRPAESIAEQQETPIVETSPQVKVTDLTALLETRVQTHGRSGEKLESTEKLAEKRRLMVAWPPPADEGHSGTEALSPVTEGVSSGRPWRSKWPPGAEEPSSFQSSERAELKSLRRSSSLKERIRPFTIAAKPNLATNVGPREPRRPLKSLLEWRTSFEEKQSSGGGEQPKENEPEHQQGKRQEKKEKMPQIQSQDTANEREAISEEDTETEQQKERNKRGHRGKAAPEKTVVEESSLQSISPEISQSPSPPLQPKQNRSSQDVGFWEEDKEGSDAEELSAEDIIKRNRYYDEEDSDS; from the exons ATGAGGAAATCTACG TCTTCTGAGAGTGCATCATCCTTACTGCGGTTAGGCAACCTCAGTGCTCTGAAGAAGCGCTGGGAGCAGGCACAGGCGAAGCCTTCTTCGGTCCCACCTCCGAGCCAGTCCAGCACTCGCAGCAGGCCTCCTGCTCTGGCCAGGCCTGCTCCTATCCCTGAGCCCTGTCCTCCATTAAAGAGCCCTGGCCTGCCGACCGACCAGGGAGGTCAGCTCACAGCCGGTCGTGTCGTGCAGCCCGCAGCAGCTCCAGAAGCATCCGAAGGTGAAGAGCAGACGGGGATGGACAGGAAGGAGCTGACACACCGTGGAAGACCTGAAAAGCTTGATGAGAAAGTTCCCACCAGCCCCTGTGCCTCTTATGAAAAACCCAGAGTGCCACTGACCAACCTGAAGATGAAGTTTGAGAGGGGAGAGGATACCATAAGCAAG GGTGGCAGGACGACACGACGCAGTACTTCATCCGAGGACATGGACCAACATG GTCCGTCTGTGCATGACCGAGTACTGGAGTCCACATCCATGAAGGAGAAGATGGCCAAATACAAGGCTGCTCTTTTTAAACAAGGCACCTCTCCCTCC GGTCTGGACCCAGAGGTGCCTGCTCCTAAAACATCTGCACTAGTAAATCAGAACCACAACCCTGCACCTGAGTGCAATG GGGAGAGCAGCGAGCAATCCAAAGCATCAAGA aagtTCAGCCCACCGGTGAAGGAGACGTGCATTGCTTGTCTGAAGACGGTGTACCCGCTGGAGAGACTGATGGCTCTGCAGCATGTCTACCACAAAAGTTGCTTCCGCTGTGTTCACTGCAGCACAAAGCTCAG TCTTGGGAGCTATGCCTCTCTGCATGGCAACATCTACTGCAAGCCCCATTTCAGCCAGCTGTTTAAAGCTAAAGGCAACTACGACGAGGGCTTTGGCCATCGGCCTCACAAGGAGCTTTGGGAGCCTCGTGAAGATGGAGACCACGGTGAGGAAGAGGTGAAGCCAAAGGAACAAGAGGAACCAGCAGTGGTGACGCGTCCAGCTGAGAGTATCGCAGAACAACAGGAGACCCCAATTGTTGAGACATCCCCGCAGGTAAAGGTGACCGACCTAACCGCCTTACTTGAGACACGTGTGCAGACACACGGCAGGTCTGGGGAGAAGCTCGAGTCTACAGAGAAGCTGGCTGAGAAACGCAGGCTGATGGTCGCCTGGCCTCCCCCAGCGGACGAAGGCCACTCTGGGACAGAAGCACTTAGTCCAGTCACAGAGGGCGTGTCTTCAGGCCGACCCTGGAGATCCAAGTGGCCCCCAGGGGCCGAGGAGCCATCATCCTTCCAGAGCTCAGAACGGGCTGAGCTGAAGAGCCTGAGGAGGAGCTCTTCTCTAAAGGAGCGCATCCGGCCTTTTACGATCGCAGCTAAACCCAACCTCGCAACCAATGTGGGACCCAGGGAACCTCGTCGCCCTCTCAAATCCCTGCTGGAATGGAGAACATCATTCGAGGAAAAACAATCATCTGGAGGTGGAGAACAACCCAAAGAGAATGAGCCGGAGCATCAGCAAGGGAAACGgcaggagaaaaaagagaagatgcCTCAAATCCAGAGCCAAGACACAGCAAATGAACGTGAGGCCATCTCAGAGGAGGACACGGAGACCGAGCAACagaaggaaagaaacaaacGAGGACACAGAGGAAAGGCAGCGCCAGAGAAGACGGTGGTAGAAGAAAGCTCTCTTCAAAGCATCTCCCCAGAAATCTCACAGTCCCCTTCTCCACCATTACAGCCAAAACAAAACCGCTCCTCCCAAGATGTGGGCTTCTGGGAGGAGGACAAGGAAGGAAGTGATGCAGAGGAGCTGAGTGCAGAGGATATAATCAAGAGGAACCGTTACTATGACGAGGAGGACTCTGACTCATAG